Below is a genomic region from Isosphaeraceae bacterium EP7.
CAGCCCCGACCAACATGGCAGTTGCCACGCTTCGAAGTCCTGCGATCCCGAGACCACATCCAGGAACCGGGCCTGAATGTTCTCCTTCGCCCTGAATGATGCCCCGACACCACACGAACGGGACGTTGAGCGAGGTTTTCGGAAATTCTTTCCGAAAGTAGGGAGAGATTCGATCGCCCGAAGGATGGTTTCCAGTAGGGACGTTCTCCCACCACGGAGCATGTCCCTACTGGAACCAGGCTCTTTCTCAATTCGGAACTCCGACGGACGCCGCGCGACCTGCTGTCATCTGACAGAAGGCATAGCAGGCCCGCAATCGCACGGCAAGTGTTTCGCCCCGCCTTCAGAGGGCCCGACGTGTCGATGCGAAACGAAGCCAAGACCCGACCATGGCGAGAAGACGAAACGAACCCGGGCCCATCGAAAACCCGTTTTACGAAACGAACCCGGCGCCTCGCAGCTTGCCGTGGCCAAACGACTTGCGTCTAGGATTTCGGCCGGAGCGAGAACGGGTCGAGCAGCGAGCGTCGCGGCGGCGGCGGCACCGGGCCGACCACTCCGGTGGGGACGTGCGAGGCTTGAAGGACGGGAAGGGTCGGCACCCTGGGCTCGATCCGACGGGCCTTCGAGAGGTCGATCCGCTCGTCGGAGACGTTGACCTCGAACCGCCGATTCCCGGGCAGTTGCAGCGGGATCCGCACCGTGAAGATGCTGCCGTGGCCGAGCCTGCTTTCCAGGTGGACATCTCCGCCCAGCAGCCTGGCCAGCTCGCGGACGATTGATAGGCCCAGGCCGGTTCCCTGGTGCTCGCGGGTCAGGATCGAGCTCGGCCCGTCCGGCCCGCTGACCTGGCGGAACTTCTCGAAGATCTTCTCGCGGTCTTCCTCGGCGATCCCGATGCCGGTGTCGGCCACCGAGAGGACGACCGAGCGCCCCTCGACGGCCACCTTCATCGTGACCTTGCCCCCTTCGGGCGTGAACTTCACCGCGTTGGAGAGCAGGTTGTAGATGATCTGGCGGATCTTGCCAGGGTCTTGCCGGAGCAGGGGGATGGCCTCATCGAGCCTGCATTCCAGGTCAATCTCCTTCTTCTCGGCGGTCGGCCTCATCAGGCTCGTCAAGGCTTCGCAGACATCGCGGATCGAGAAGTCCTCGGTTCGGACCTCCATCTTGCCGCTCTCGATCTTGGCTAGGTCGAGGATGTCGTTGATCATGCCCAGCAGCATCTTGCCCGACGACTGGATGTTCGTCGCATACCGCTTCTGGCGCTCGGGCAGGTGGTCGCTGCCGGTGAGGACCTCGGAAAACCCGATGATCGAGTTCAAGGGCGTGCGCAGTTCGTGGCTCATCGTGGCGAGGAAGTCGCTCTTGAGCCGGTTCATCTCGAACAGGGCGAGGTTTGCCTGCGCCAGCTCGTCCACCTTCTTGTCCAGGTCGCCGTTGACCTGCCGCAGCTCCTGCTGCATCGCCACCAGGTTGTGGAGCATCCGGTTGAACGCGTGCGAAAGCTCCTCGAAATCGTCACCCGTCTGGATGTGAGCCCTGATGTTCAGCTTGCCCGCGGCGATGGCGTCCGAGACGTCGCGCAAGTGCTTGAGCGGCTTGACGATGACGTATCGGACGATCGTCGCCGATCCATACATCGCGATGAGGGCGGTGACCAGGGCCGACGTGATCAGGAACGCGCGATTCTGGTGGATCGCTTTGCGGGTCTGGTCCATCGGCAGGCCGACGACCACCGCGCCGGCAAGCTCGTCTTCCTTCACCAACTCGTACTTACCGTCCGCCTTCTCTCGACTGCCGTGGCAGCCGCCCGAGAAGCAACCGCTCCGGAACTGGATCGCCTGCACGTACTGGAACTGTTTCTTCTGTTCGTTGATCTGCCAGCGTTCCATCGGGGTGTTGTCGGGAAAGCTGAACGGCTTCCGCGTCACGCCCGGAGGAGTCTTGGTGTTCGCCGCCGCGAGGAAGATGGCGAGCGACTCGCGTTCGTAGGCATCGAGCTTCTTCTGCTCCTCAGCCTTCTTGCCGATCGGGTAGGCCGACAGGATGTGCTGCTCGAAATTGGGCAGGTCGTCCCGCCCCTTGATCCCGTCGAACATGCCGGAGATGACCGGCAGGTTGTAGACGTCGGAGAAGTTCCGCTTGTAGTGGTCCATCATCAGGACCTGGTCGACCAGCCGGCGCGCAGCCTGGGTGGTCTGCCCGATCACCAGGCCCTCGGTCTTCTGGCCGTACCACCAGAAGCTGAACGTGACCAGGAAGAAGATGCCGCCCGCGAAGATGTAGCGGCACTTGCGCTCGAGGCTCGTCTCGCCAAGCAAGTGTTTGAATGAGCGGTACGACACGGGGCGGCTCCCAAGGCTCCACTGGTCTCACCACAGCTGAGGACACCCCGGAGTCATCGTTCACCATACTCCAAATCCGACGCCCGGAATAGCGAGGTTCCCCAATCGCATCGCCGGCCCAGCCAATGTCCTCAACTCGTTTCTCAGACAGGCTTTCTGGTCGTCCGAACCTTCGGCTTGAGCGGCTGGCAGGTCGGGCAAAGATAGGTCGGACGCCCGATTAGCCCGGCGATCTTCCGCTTCTGGACCGCCTCGCCGCACCCGGGGCAGGGCTTCCCCTCCCGGCCGTACATGGCGTTGAGTGCGAGGAACCCCCCCTCCAGCCCCAGGACGGTTCGGTATCCCGCGTCGAAGCTCGACCCCTCCGCCGCGATCGCCTCGGACAGCACCGCACCGATCGCGGCATGGATCCGGCCGACCTCGGCCGCCTTCAGCGACGACGCAGGCCGCTCGGGATGGATCCGAGCCCGGAACAACGTCTCGTCGGCGTAGATATTGCCGATCCCCGCCAGCACCTTCTGATCCATCAGGGTCGGCTTGATCGGCCTGGAGGTCTTCGCCAGCCGGGCCAGCAGATCATCCGCCCCGATCGCCAGCGCATCGGGCCCGTGCGACCGTGCGAAGGCGGCCTCGGCAATTTCCTCGTTCGCGTACCAGGCGATCTTGCCCAGGCGTCGGGCGTCGCAGAACAGGACGGGAAGGTCCGACCCGACGATCCGGAATGTCAGGCGCACGTGTGCGGGTCGGTCGGCCGGAATAAGCCAAAAGCCTCCAGTCATACGGGGTTGGATGACGATCAATCCCCTGTCCTCGTCGAGCTCGATGACGACCCACTTGCCGCGTCGGAAGACTGATTTAACCAGGGACGTGCCGACTTGACGGGTGAATTCCTCGGAGTCGATCCCCTGGAGCATCGAGGGGTCGTGCACCTCGACCGCCCGGACTTCTCGACCCACCAGGGCAGGCCTGAGACCCCGGACCATCGTCTCGACTTCCGGCAACTCTGGCATCGGTCCGGTCTCCTTTGGAAGGGATGAAACCCTCTCGAACAAGTCTAGCGGATCGACGAGGTCGGCGAATCGGGCCGACCGGGAGAATCCGCCTGATTGGTCTTGAGTGGTTTTGATGAAATCTTTTGAAGGTTCTTGACAGGCCCTGACGCCGGGTGCAGACTCGACTTCTCGGATGGCGCCGACCGATACTCCCATTGGGACCACATGCTCGCCGAAACCCGCCGCAAAAGGCTGATGGAACTCATCACCAACCAGGGCTTCGCCACCCTGGAAGAGCTGGTGCGCGGCCTCGGTGTCTCGGAGAGCACGGTCCGCCGCGACCTGGAGGCGCTCGACGCCGCCGGGGCAATACGCCGGACGCACGGCGGTGCGGTCGTCCCGGGTGAGGGGCGGGCAATGCCTGCCCTGGAAGATCGGTCGACCACCGCACAGGACGAGAAACGGGCCATCGGCCAGGCCGCCGCCGCCCTGGTCGAGGACGGCGACACAATTCTGCTGGACGGCGGCACGACGACCCTGGAGGTGGCCCGCGCCCTGGCCCACAGGCCGGTGCAGGTCGTCACGAACAGCCTGCCCATCGCCCAGTTGTTGACCTCGAGCAAGGATATCGACCTGATCCTGGTCGGCGGTTACGTCTATCCCAGGACCGGCGTGGCCATGGGGCCGCTGGCCACAGCGACGCTTCAAGGCATCCGGGTGCGTCACGCCATCCTGGGCGCCGGAGGGATCGTGGCCGATGGGGTGTACAACTCCAACGGCCTGCTGGTCGAGACCGAACGCGAGATGATGGCCTGTGCCCAGGACGTGATGATCGTCGCCGATCGGTCGAAGTTCGGCCGGATCTCGCTGAGCTGGCTCTGCGGCTTCGACGCCATCCGCCTCCTGGTCACCGACCCGGGGCTGCCCGACGAGTATCGGTCGCTGCTGGAGGCCGCGGGCGTCCAGATCAAGATCGCCACGCCGGACGTCGAGCCTGCCGACGTGGCCCGAGGCAACGGCCTGGCACGCGTCAATGGAACGGGAACGAGGGACCACGCATGAGCACTCTGGCCTCGCGGGAGAATGTCGAGTCGATCGTCCGGGCGATCCTTCGCGACCGCCTCAAGACCTCGACGCCCGCCCCCTCGAACGGCGAAGCCCGCGCAACTGCCGCGACGGGCTACACGCCGAACCTGGTGGTGAACATCTCGGCGAGGCATTGCCACCTGAAGCAGGAGGATGTCGATGTCCTATTCGGCAAGGGCTATCAACTGACCGAGCTGAAGCGGCTCTATCAGTCGACCGACTTCGCCGCCAATGAGACCGTCGCCGTCGTCGGGCCTCGTCAGCGAATGATCCCCGGCGTGCGGATCCTCGGCCCCTGCCGTCCGTTCAGCCAGGTTGAGCTGTCCTTCACGGACTCGATCAGCCTGGGGATCGAGCTGCCGGTGAAGCTCTCGGGCGACGTCGAGGGGACCCCCGGCTGCCTGCTCATCGGGCCGGCCGGGAGCCTGGTTCTTCCCTTCGGCGTCATCCGCGCCGAGCGGCATGTCCACATGGGCCCGAAGGACGCCGAGTACTACGACGTGAAGGCCAAGGACCGGATGAGCCTGCGGATCCACTCGTCCTGCCCGACCACGCTGGAAGGGCTGCTCGTGCGGACCCACCCTGACTGGAAGCTCGAGGTCCACATCGACACCGACGAGGCGAACTGCAGCGACCTGCCGAACGCCTCGAAGGTCGAGCTGATCAAGTCCTGACCTGATCCGAACCGATCAAACCGAGCCGAATCGGTCTCCAACGCGTCAATCTACCCCACTTGCAACCGCATACTGCACCGAACCGAAGGAGTGCCTGATGGCCTCGTCCTCGCTTGAAGCGCTCGGCATGATCGAGACGAAGGGTTTCGTGGCGTTGGTCGAGGCCAGCGACGCGATGTTGAAGGCCGCCAACGTCGAGTTGATCGGCTGGGACAAGATCGGCAGCGGCCTGGTCACGGCCTTCGTCGTGGGCGACGTCGCTGCGGTCAAGGCGGCCATCGACGCCGGTGCGGCCGCGGCCAGCCGGATCGGTGAGGTCGTCAGCGTCCAGGTCATCGCCCGCCCGCATGAAGACCTCGGCGGCGTGCTCACCTTCGCCAAGCCGGCGTCCCCCGCCGCGGCGATCACCACCAGCAACACCAAGGAAGGGGCCTGAGCCGTGGCGACCATCCAGCGAAGCGGCCAGCGTGCCCTCCCCGGCTCCAACGGCTCCGGCGAGGCCCTCGGCCTTGTTGAGACCAAGGGCCTCGTCGGCGTCATCGAGGCGACCGACGCCATGCTGAAGTCGGCCAATGTCACCCTGCTCGGCCGGGTGAGCATCGGCGCGGCCTTCATCACCACCCTCGTCCGCGGCGACGTCGGCAGCGTCCGCGCCGCCGTCGAGGCCGGAGCCGAGGCCGCCAGCCGCGTCGGCGAGCTGGTCAGCGCTCACGTCATCCCACGCCCCTCCGAGGACGTCCTCAAGACGTTCCTCGGCTGAGACGCCGCAGGAT
It encodes:
- a CDS encoding BMC domain-containing protein, which translates into the protein MASSSLEALGMIETKGFVALVEASDAMLKAANVELIGWDKIGSGLVTAFVVGDVAAVKAAIDAGAAAASRIGEVVSVQVIARPHEDLGGVLTFAKPASPAAAITTSNTKEGA
- a CDS encoding BMC domain-containing protein, which gives rise to MATIQRSGQRALPGSNGSGEALGLVETKGLVGVIEATDAMLKSANVTLLGRVSIGAAFITTLVRGDVGSVRAAVEAGAEAASRVGELVSAHVIPRPSEDVLKTFLG
- the pduL gene encoding phosphate propanoyltransferase, coding for MSTLASRENVESIVRAILRDRLKTSTPAPSNGEARATAATGYTPNLVVNISARHCHLKQEDVDVLFGKGYQLTELKRLYQSTDFAANETVAVVGPRQRMIPGVRILGPCRPFSQVELSFTDSISLGIELPVKLSGDVEGTPGCLLIGPAGSLVLPFGVIRAERHVHMGPKDAEYYDVKAKDRMSLRIHSSCPTTLEGLLVRTHPDWKLEVHIDTDEANCSDLPNASKVELIKS
- the mutM gene encoding DNA-formamidopyrimidine glycosylase, whose protein sequence is MPELPEVETMVRGLRPALVGREVRAVEVHDPSMLQGIDSEEFTRQVGTSLVKSVFRRGKWVVIELDEDRGLIVIQPRMTGGFWLIPADRPAHVRLTFRIVGSDLPVLFCDARRLGKIAWYANEEIAEAAFARSHGPDALAIGADDLLARLAKTSRPIKPTLMDQKVLAGIGNIYADETLFRARIHPERPASSLKAAEVGRIHAAIGAVLSEAIAAEGSSFDAGYRTVLGLEGGFLALNAMYGREGKPCPGCGEAVQKRKIAGLIGRPTYLCPTCQPLKPKVRTTRKPV
- a CDS encoding HAMP domain-containing sensor histidine kinase, with the protein product MSYRSFKHLLGETSLERKCRYIFAGGIFFLVTFSFWWYGQKTEGLVIGQTTQAARRLVDQVLMMDHYKRNFSDVYNLPVISGMFDGIKGRDDLPNFEQHILSAYPIGKKAEEQKKLDAYERESLAIFLAAANTKTPPGVTRKPFSFPDNTPMERWQINEQKKQFQYVQAIQFRSGCFSGGCHGSREKADGKYELVKEDELAGAVVVGLPMDQTRKAIHQNRAFLITSALVTALIAMYGSATIVRYVIVKPLKHLRDVSDAIAAGKLNIRAHIQTGDDFEELSHAFNRMLHNLVAMQQELRQVNGDLDKKVDELAQANLALFEMNRLKSDFLATMSHELRTPLNSIIGFSEVLTGSDHLPERQKRYATNIQSSGKMLLGMINDILDLAKIESGKMEVRTEDFSIRDVCEALTSLMRPTAEKKEIDLECRLDEAIPLLRQDPGKIRQIIYNLLSNAVKFTPEGGKVTMKVAVEGRSVVLSVADTGIGIAEEDREKIFEKFRQVSGPDGPSSILTREHQGTGLGLSIVRELARLLGGDVHLESRLGHGSIFTVRIPLQLPGNRRFEVNVSDERIDLSKARRIEPRVPTLPVLQASHVPTGVVGPVPPPPRRSLLDPFSLRPKS
- a CDS encoding DeoR/GlpR family DNA-binding transcription regulator, with amino-acid sequence MLAETRRKRLMELITNQGFATLEELVRGLGVSESTVRRDLEALDAAGAIRRTHGGAVVPGEGRAMPALEDRSTTAQDEKRAIGQAAAALVEDGDTILLDGGTTTLEVARALAHRPVQVVTNSLPIAQLLTSSKDIDLILVGGYVYPRTGVAMGPLATATLQGIRVRHAILGAGGIVADGVYNSNGLLVETEREMMACAQDVMIVADRSKFGRISLSWLCGFDAIRLLVTDPGLPDEYRSLLEAAGVQIKIATPDVEPADVARGNGLARVNGTGTRDHA